The DNA window TAAATCTGCGCACTTCTTTACAGCGTTTGATTTTGGAGTCCTGGGAGGTAAAATGGGGCAAGAGCGGCTCTGCTTAGTGTTTGACTCTTCTATCCGTTTGTCTCTGTACATCTCTGAATTGTAACTTGAAGATTTGGTGCAGAACTGGTTGAGAGAGGCTTCCTGCAGCCTGAAGTCCTTACTGCTGTGTGCATGCTCTCTGCCATCAAAGTCCACCAGGCTGGACGTGCAGGTCTTCGGGGTGCTCGGGGTTCTCTTTCTGGGGTAGCTGTAGTAGCTCCGACAGCTGGCTGGCAGGAACTCTTCCACGCCGTGGGATTCTCCTCCGCTGAAGTTATTCGGCCAAGACAACCTGGAGGACTTCCCGTCAGACGGCAGGCTGCCGCTGGACAGCGTAGTGTTTGGTTCAGTGCTGCTGGACGTAGCCCAGTTACAGGGGTAGCACACGGGACTCTGCTCCTGAGGGTCAGCTGCCTCTGGCTCACTCGTTCCACTACTGAGGGAAAAGTATGACATTCATTAGTTAGAGTCAGATAAACATTTAAGGGACCAGCTTCAAAGGTGACATTAGACTTCAGGAGGtagcagaagaaaaaggaggaaaagaacattttaaagccttaaaaACGAGAAGGTCACATGTTTAGTAAACAGGAATGTTCTGTGGTGTTTGTTGAGGTGTTTCTgatatttaaagtgtttcagCTCTTACATGTTGTGGAGACCAGAGGAGTAATAGGAGAGGGTTGGACTCGGAGAACGAGTGTCCTGCTGCCGAGGCTTCGTCAGGACGGGGACTGACGGCATCTGTTTCAAACTGCGGGGAGGAATCGGGGGAGCGTTCAATAGACGGCATTCTTCCTTCACCTGGACAGGAGGGaacacagttaaaaaacaaaaacaacctttcTCTTCAAGTAAGACTCGTGACTAACAGAGCTTCAGGTCCacatttcatctgaaaatgtatCGTTAACTATTACCAACATTTAGACATGTCAGCTATGAACATGGGGAGGCTACgattgtcaaaatgttcatacTCTTCATACCATGCGTTTAAAAATCCCAATAACTTACTGATCAAACGTCACATTTAACCAAGAGCTGCTgcaagagcaagagagagagagcaatgtcTAAATTGcgcaaatatgttggcaatgtatttgtgcaagaGTGCAGGAGTTTAGTTTACTTtgggaataaaaaacaaaaaatgatccAATATTAGGGGCCCAGGACTTCTACTTTTTAATGCCATGGTCTTCAAACAGGAGTTGATGAGATTAGATTTTGACGTTTTAAGTTTATAATCCTTGTATGGTGACAGGCTGTGGTCGTTGTTTTCATCAacggatatttaaaaaatgtagaaagtCGTGGAAGAAGATTCAGCCACAGAGATGTTTGGCACACCTTCAACACATCAGCTAGGTAAACAAACCGCACAGTGCTGAGATATTTTTAAGAAAATCATGATTTTTGATGTAATATAATTAAAGGATTTGTGCAATAAAACAACGTTGTCTTTATGCAACTGTAAACTGTGACCCCATTACTCTTTGATGTATTTCTGCTTTAAGAGTGCTCAACTTCCTGTTACAAAAGTTACCCCTGCTGTTGCCAAACAAACCAACTCTGTGACCTTGAGGATTAACCCTTAAAGTCTCACAGATTGTGAGTATACTCACAGCCTCGGACTTGGGTGGGACGGGTGGTGGAGTAAGAGAAACATCTGAACTGGTCGCTGCACTGACGGGACACGTGACCGGGAGTGACAGAGCTGCTGTTGAAGAGCAGCCGTTGTCGACGCCTCGAAGTCCCTCACTTGAAGAAGGTTTAGGGATCTGCCCTCTCAGGTGATCCAACCACAGCTCCTCGTAGGGGACGTCAGACTTGTCGAGGGACCGTTGTTGGTTTGAGCTGTCCGACAGCTCGGGGAAAAAGTGTTCGTTCTCTCCTGAGTCTATGCAGTCAGACGGCAGCGGAGCCCAGTCTCCACACAGAGTCATGCAGCCCTGTAGGTTCACCTCACTGTTCCCGTGCAGGTTGCTGCCGTACACGCACACAGAGAGTCTGTGGAATGACTGCGTGAGTTCGTCGCGGGCGTAGGTTAAAGAGCTGGGAATGTGCATTTGGTTGGGACAGCCGTTGGTGTAGCTCCCTCCGCTGCTTCCACTGCAGCTTCCATTACCGCTGCTCTTCTTGGGGCTCTTACCCTCGTCGTTCCAGTCCGTGCGCACGTCCCTGACGGCTCGAGAGTAGTCGTCTATGTCGAACTGCTCCTGGCAGAAGGAGAACCAGCGGTGCACCATGGTGTCCAGCCACAGCTCGccctgcagcagctcctctggAATAATGAACCTGGGCATGGCCATGTGGAAGGGAAAGTGGGTGGGGATGATTTTGTTGCTTCGCAGGATGCAGCACACTACCACAGTCTTGGTCTGAATGTTAACCAGTTTGTAGCGGTGACCTTCGCGGATGAGGTGGAGGTCGTGCTGGTTGCGGGGCGGGCTGCCGGGCACTGTGACGTTCACAGGGAGGCGGGTTTTCTCCACGATGTTCCTGATGGTGTGCTCGCCGTCCTGCATCTGGAGCTCCAGCGGACTGCACGTGCTGAACCTGCCTTTACACTGGAACGGCAGGCTGATGCTCTCGTTGGTGCGATGGTTCATGCAGATCAAACACGGCATCTTTCCCCGCCCGATCCTACTGATCGAGTTTAGCTTCCCGATCTTTTTGAAAATGGTGTTGAATCTTGATTTTTCTTTGGAGGTCTTTGCATAGAGGATCTCCGCCTGCCCCATTAGTGTCAGTTCATCCCCTGTGCTCAGAGTGATGTTGTAAACTTCAGTGTCTTCATTACATTCACCTGAAGCCATCTgtgaaaagacaacaaacagcCTGAAGAAACTATCTGAAGTCAAATCTTTCTGTAAACATCGGGTTAGCATTAGTGATTACTTTCTGTACCCAGTTTGTCTCTGAGATCGTTTGCATCTCATCTGACAAATCACTAGAATCCCTTGAGCAGATGAAAGTACCTTAACATTGAACGTTATTTCCTCCATGACGTAAACCCTCTCTGGGAATGCTTTGGCAACCTCCTCCACACTGTTGAAGTACTGCACCGGCTCCTTCACATCTCTGTCCTGCTCCAGAAGCTTAAACTGACCTgaagagtgaaaaataaatcagttacACTACCCCCAGGAGGAGATCAAGAATGATACTGTATGCCAATTTACAAGATTACAATTGAATTTGAGTCAAGAGGTGAAAAgttatacaataaaataaaaagttaaattacaaacacaaaggcTCATACCGCTCTACCAAGCAttccagggccaaggaagtgtaccatgcTTGATCACGGATCGGAgtactcacactagtcaaataaactggactttaggggtgaagcgtgcttgggcccggtacagattgcctcgtgtgagtgcaccctaagAGGCTTTCATGGGCAGTAAGGTGTTAACAGCTTTGATATTAATTCTGCTGTCAGTTATGAGAACAATTCTAAAATGATCTCGATAATAATTTGAGGAACAATTTTTAGGATAAGGGGGCCAGCCAGTGGCTTCTCACCTCTGGTTTGTCAGAATTCAATCAAGCTAATTCAAAAGCATCCGTTCAGAGGTCGCTCACCTTCGTAGTGAACTGGAATCTCTATTTTGGGCCCGATGACGTAATGTCCCTCCTCCAGACTGTGAGCGGTAATAGTCGTCCACTGACGGCAGGAATGAATCAAGAGGTAGTCGTTGTCCCTGAGGCCTTCGACCAGCTGACCTGCAGGAGTGAACACGGCAATGAATCCTCACAATCCAGGAGATACTGTGATACAGCTTATTAGGAGTGTCATTTATTATATCACTCAGTCTGATTAGATGATGTTTGTGATACCATTGGAATGtatttcaacacttttttgATGGATTATCTGAAACACTAAATCAATTACCCTGAGTAAAAATCTGTTCtctattttgtacttttttgtgagcttctgcagctgctccacTCATGCAGAAGCAATGGATTACTCAGCACACTCGAGTCACTATCCTCCATAGACAATGACTAATGCCCTAATCTATACCTCTCTAAAAGCAGGCTCTcctatttaaaggagcaatgcACCATCGCAGCTCTGCAGCAGAGTTAGCAGAGTGAGACCGAGGACGGGAGGATACAGAACCaaataagaacagaaaacacatatTTACCACTGTTCACTATtaggtattaaaaaaaacatacaccaATGAATTACCAATCAAAAACACTCTTACATGTTGTGCATTAAGGGGCTAATTGAAGTTACTGGTTATGAGATAAGTGACATGGTATGATTAGTAGCAGCAGAGTAATGTATGTCAGTGTGCATTAgaagtaataataattataaactTTAACATCTAAGTAGTAATATGACATGTGACATGGTGAGACTGCATAACAAGACTGAGAGAACCGTGTAATGTTTTATCTGATACTTTACTTAAACATGTCTTCATTTGCTTCCTGAATgagaacaaagagaaatgttaaGTTTGAAAAGTgactcactctgctcctcttttctttatgaAATGTCATGAAGGTGCATGTGAAGTGCACACATGTTCAAGTAGACACTTTGCTGCACTACAGACTTCTGGTGCTATTACATGCTGTCTCTAACATGAAACATAACTGGTTAGACATATTTAGACATGAATATAAACTCTGTGTGTGCACGTTACTGCAGAGTGACATCCACATTCACATTTAATGAGATTACAAACACTCATTAAGAAACTGGACGATTAATGACACGCCTCAAAGCTCTCATAGTTTAGAAATGACAGCTCATGTGGTGTTTATTTGACAGTtttgaatataattattaagttaggctaaaaataaaaaaaatagaaaagtgtGATTCAAACGGCTAAGTGTCGGAGCTAACAGCTAGCATGTTAGCAGCTAACATGAGAAAGTTACTCACCGTCATCCAGCTTGACAATCTGCGGCAGCCTGTACGCACCGACCAGGTGATCTAACGGCAGGGCCGTCGAGCTCCAGGTGACATCTTTTAAATTTTTGTACAACATTGTGCCAAGGTCCATCTTTGCTAGCTTACATTAGCCAACCAGAGAGTTAGCAAAGAGTAAACACGGTCACAAAAAGGAGACGCTGAACTAACTAGCCTAACACTGTTCATGTACGCCGTTTATGAGgctttgttttcttattaaCCGTGGCATATTTACTCATTGATCATTTATCTACGTATCATGAAGGCTTGATGTCTGATACAGAGCCATGTTTGTTTAGTCTGCTCTACATCAATAACGGAAATACGTCATCAGACTTTTTGGGTACACCGGAAAAagtaacataaaaaataaataaataaaactttgtCACTTATTTTATGATTGCTCGCATGTTTAGTTAGATGTagggcatttttttaaaccacggGCTGGCTTCACGGTtatttgaaagtttttttttctacgaTACGAGTGGAAAGTAATGCATCGTGAATTTATTAAATCCACAAAATGtaaatggaatttaaaaaataatttaaaatagaaatggaTCACTGAACTAGCACTCCTCCCTCTTGGTAATTTGAGAAATATTCTAAATGCAGCATCATTAAATATTCCACctgtagattttttaaattcagcttAGGAAATGATCAAAACTTTTGCTTATGAAGGAGACATTTTCCAGATAATATAAGTACAATTAACTAAtaatttgtgttgttgtcattatATCAGTTTACATCTTTAAGGGTAAAAACTGTGTGAAATATTAACAGAAGAAGTGAAAACATAAGAACTCAAATCCGAACAAAACTGCATAgttatataacatttaaataataaatggttTAGTGTCTAATAGGCTTGTTCATCTGTCGTTTAGTCTTTTCTTCAACGGTATTATTTGTGTGTAAATTGTgttaattaaagtttttttaaactgttggacgaaaaaaaaaacggaggaGAATTGATGAGCGTGAGCATGAAAACTTTCtctactttttctgttttcttctcatgGACATGAAGACTCTGAGTGTTTTAGTGAAcgctgttttctgagtgtttcaTCTCTTCAGTATTCAGCGGGTGAAGCGCACTTTGCTTTACTGACAGCTCAAATCAAGGTTGTGATACTTTTCGATAGCACTTTATATTCGATATCAAAGCTTCAAGGAACCATCTTTATGATGAGACAACAGGAGAGGAATAAATCCAtcaaataatatttataaaaaggaaCCTGTTTAAATGCCAGAGACCGAAATAGACACTCCATATCTGGTAATTTCTTGTTTGAATTATGAAAAGTCGGAAGCAACACCtgaacatatttacagtctacggtATAAAATGAGACCGATATATTattggttttgtttgatttttttaatatcaaatttttaaaaaaatcttatatTGTGACCCTAAATGAATATTGAATAAATATCAGGTGTGTATGTAACAGGTGGATTTCTGCTTTGTGTGAATCTCTAATGATGTTTTGACTTTACTGTTGGCTTTAATGCCTTCTGCACGTCTATGTCTGAAACTGTCAGTTTTCATGAGTGTCATGTCCTTAAAGCCTAACAAAAGACGAGGACTGCACATATCATGATTGTAAATCACTTCACaatttttctgtgtgtctctggtgGAATGTAGTTTATCCTTCATCAGCACAGCGtcatccctttaaaaaaaaaaataaacatagaaAGAGGACTGATTGTACTCCTGAGAGTGAATACTCAggggggcagtagctcagtctgcagggacttgggttgggaatggGAGGGTCGCTGATtgaagtcccagtgcggaccacaCTAAGAAGCTGGTATGGTAGCTTGAGAGGTGTCAGggcacctcctgagcactgtcgaggcgcccttgagcaagacaccaaacccccaacatctctgacatctctccactaatgcatgtccacaggtcctgcttgtgcatgtttgtattttggGCCTCTTTGTGTGAGAAGCTTTTCTCTCAATggcagagtgtaaaccagaatttcacctcagggattaataacgtatgtgaaattaaaaaaatataatttaatcaTGGTGTATACACTTTTATGTGATTAGGAGGATCAAATACAATTCTACCTGCATGCTGAAGAATCActttatgtaaagtaaaaaaaaaacaataaccagcAGCCTGAGGCGGTGCTCATTAATACTAACTGAGACTGTGACTCACTTCCTGGTCTCGCTGGTTCAAATGAGAAGAACTTCCTTAATCCGATCATTATCTCAGTGGACTCCTCTTCTGTCACCATGTCGTTCCTGGACACTCTGCGTCAGTGGGACGAGGCTGTGACCTGTGTGGACAGGGGGGATCTCTCAGAAGCACTCAGGATCTTCCTCTCTATCCAAGATCCAAACTCCAAAATCTGTTTTGACATCGGCTGTCTGCATCTTCTTAAACAAGAGCTGGAGGCTGCAGAAAAGGTAAACACCAGCTTCATCATTTCTCACAGAGACCTGCAGTATTTATTCGGTTAAATCACCTCAAAGTAAAGTCATGTTCAGATGCAGACGATGAAGCACATATGACAAAGCTATCTAGATTTAAAGTCTGAAAGTGCAAGTCACGTAAAAAGGAGAAGTAGAGTTTAccgtttctcttttcttcagaAGGAAGTTACAGAATTATCTCTGATTTCACAGGCCTTCGATTGCAGCATTCGCAAAGACGAACATCTGGCTGTGGCCTTCTTCCAAAGAGGAATCACCTTTTACAGAAAAGAGAGGCAagaccccacccccacccacccctctcATACTGTGTTCACATCTACCAGTCCTATCACAATGGGATTTAAAATGACTGTATATTCCATTTATTATGATGTTCTGGTCATGATGTTTGAGTCTCAAGCACCCTCTTTTCTGCAAAttgatttctctgtttttatattcaaaGGTTTGAGGAGAGTTTAGGGGATTTCAAGCGCGCCTTCAAAGCCCTGAGAGGAAACCAGCTGATCGATTATAAAGCTCTCGGTCTCCAGTATAAGTTATACGCATGTGAGGTAAGAATACAGATGCAAGAGAACCGTGCATCTTGTTTCATCCTGAAAACTCTACAGTCTGCAGACACACTTTGTCTCGTTTGATGACTTAAGGCATTCTGCAcaatttgacacattttcatttaaaggtcacatattctcctcctctttagtgtaaataagtctcaaagctcctcaaaacatgtgtgtgaagtttcttgttctaagtccactctgatcctgtatttgatcatgtctataaacccctctatttcagccctgctcagaacaggctgtttctgtgtctgtacctttaaatatgtaaatgagctgtgtctgaccacgccccctttctggaagggcttgggtgtactctggctttctcgctccatgtcctattgtttacggtgagaaggcagactcagagggcagaacaaacacctagctgtgggagtgtcacccacctgggggaggggctactgccctttgtgatgtcatgaagggaaaatctccaaacggcctgtttgagcacacattttctgaaaagtggagcaggaaaaagacggagaggatggacttttctcatcattgggggtttgtagacagattaaggacacacattagtgttaggaaaacatggggaagtgtgttttgtataatatgtgacctttaaatgagaAATCCTGATAAACGAGCTCAGACGTTTTTTCTTAATTCTGAGGTTTTCATGAGGTATTAAAATGCTTCAGTGATTAAAGAATGAAAGTGTAATGTGTCTGCATCCTGCTTCAGGTTCTTCACAACATGGCACTCTCTGAGGCTCAGCTGGGAAACTGGGAGAAATCTCAGGAGAACCTTGTGAAAGCTCTCGACTTCAAGACCGAGAACAAGCTCAACGCCATCGACAGAGCACTGCAATCCACGctggtcagtgaacacatcgctGTTTCAATCGAACACACAGTCCTCAGGCAATTGATAGAATCTCACTGATGTTCACTGATTTAATATCTGTAGATGCAAAAAAAGATAGACAGCCATTCAGCTTTTTACGGAGTGGATCAAACTTGAACAAACTCAGACTTTTCAAGAAGAGATGCAACCCTCCACAACTTAGTGGAGCTTAGCTTGAATCACTAAAAACCTCTTTGAGGCTCTTTATAGATAAGATAGATCtaactctttttctttaaatgctgaCATCACTGTTTAAATGGGCCGATCCCCCTTTTTCAGGAAGCAAATACATCACCCGATGTCTGCctatcgtttaaaaaaaaacaatttttaaattgttttcaatgaggagagagtaTTCCCAGCTGAAATGATTAGCCAATTAAAGTCCACCGTGTAAGTTATCCCCTCATCGTTTTTATTCGATGTCcccacagaaacagaaactctTCAAACTGGTGGAGTTCCCGTCTAAAGTTCTCTTCAAGCCGAACAAAAATTACGTGGCCGAGCTGGAGAAGAAGGACTACCTGGGCAAAGCAAAGGTCAAAGTTCAAGTGATCACACACCTTCTCTGACGTGGAGCCGATCAAACCGAGTGTGACTCTTTCCTCTGCTCTCCGTCTTCAGGTTGTTGCCTCTGTGGTTCCTCAGGACATCTTCTCTGGGTTTGCACCGCTACAACCTCAGGTAACTGATCTGTTGATAGTCTGTATATTATGGAGTATTCCAGACATGAAGGGAATTAGATCATCTTGGTTTATCCTGAAGTAGGTTTATCCTGAAGCATaactaaaattaaaataattccaGACTGGACGACTGCAACAGTCTCATCTACGGTTCATcatcagaaacacatttaagaaACTACAGTACATCCAGAGTCCTGCTGCTCACCTTCTCACACACTCCAACACCtgtgaccacatcacccccgtccttcatgacctccactggctccccac is part of the Labrus mixtus chromosome 19, fLabMix1.1, whole genome shotgun sequence genome and encodes:
- the garem gene encoding GRB2-associated and regulator of MAPK protein 1 isoform X1, which encodes MDLGTMLYKNLKDVTWSSTALPLDHLVGAYRLPQIVKLDDGQLVEGLRDNDYLLIHSCRQWTTITAHSLEEGHYVIGPKIEIPVHYEGQFKLLEQDRDVKEPVQYFNSVEEVAKAFPERVYVMEEITFNVKMASGECNEDTEVYNITLSTGDELTLMGQAEILYAKTSKEKSRFNTIFKKIGKLNSISRIGRGKMPCLICMNHRTNESISLPFQCKGRFSTCSPLELQMQDGEHTIRNIVEKTRLPVNVTVPGSPPRNQHDLHLIREGHRYKLVNIQTKTVVVCCILRSNKIIPTHFPFHMAMPRFIIPEELLQGELWLDTMVHRWFSFCQEQFDIDDYSRAVRDVRTDWNDEGKSPKKSSGNGSCSGSSGGSYTNGCPNQMHIPSSLTYARDELTQSFHRLSVCVYGSNLHGNSEVNLQGCMTLCGDWAPLPSDCIDSGENEHFFPELSDSSNQQRSLDKSDVPYEELWLDHLRGQIPKPSSSEGLRGVDNGCSSTAALSLPVTCPVSAATSSDVSLTPPPVPPKSEAVKEECRLLNAPPIPPRSLKQMPSVPVLTKPRQQDTRSPSPTLSYYSSGLHNISGTSEPEAADPQEQSPVCYPCNWATSSSTEPNTTLSSGSLPSDGKSSRLSWPNNFSGGESHGVEEFLPASCRSYYSYPRKRTPSTPKTCTSSLVDFDGREHAHSSKDFRLQEASLNQFCTKSSSYNSEMYRDKRIEESNTKQSRSCPILPPRTPKSNAVKKCADLPTGSICDGPQETSTSSPTQTEPGTKEIFSISNTLTLDCPSWQPPSCLSGLSIEEVSKSLRFIGLPDDIVSLFVSEKIDGNLLLQLTEEILSEDFKLSKLQVKKLMQFINGWRPKI
- the garem gene encoding GRB2-associated and regulator of MAPK protein 1 isoform X2, with protein sequence MDLGTMLYKNLKDVTWSSTALPLDHLVGAYRLPQIVKLDDGQLVEGLRDNDYLLIHSCRQWTTITAHSLEEGHYVIGPKIEIPVHYEGQFKLLEQDRDVKEPVQYFNSVEEVAKAFPERVYVMEEITFNVKMASGECNEDTEVYNITLSTGDELTLMGQAEILYAKTSKEKSRFNTIFKKIGKLNSISRIGRGKMPCLICMNHRTNESISLPFQCKGRFSTCSPLELQMQDGEHTIRNIVEKTRLPVNVTVPGSPPRNQHDLHLIREGHRYKLVNIQTKTVVVCCILRSNKIIPTHFPFHMAMPRFIIPEELLQGELWLDTMVHRWFSFCQEQFDIDDYSRAVRDVRTDWNDEGKSPKKSSGNGSCSGSSGGSYTNGCPNQMHIPSSLTYARDELTQSFHRLSVCVYGSNLHGNSEVNLQGCMTLCGDWAPLPSDCIDSGENEHFFPELSDSSNQQRSLDKSDVPYEELWLDHLRGQIPKPSSSEGLRGVDNGCSSTAALSLPVTCPVSAATSSDVSLTPPPVPPKSEAVKEECRLLNAPPIPPRSLKQMPSVPVLTKPRQQDTRSPSPTLSYYSSGLHNIGTSEPEAADPQEQSPVCYPCNWATSSSTEPNTTLSSGSLPSDGKSSRLSWPNNFSGGESHGVEEFLPASCRSYYSYPRKRTPSTPKTCTSSLVDFDGREHAHSSKDFRLQEASLNQFCTKSSSYNSEMYRDKRIEESNTKQSRSCPILPPRTPKSNAVKKCADLPTGSICDGPQETSTSSPTQTEPGTKEIFSISNTLTLDCPSWQPPSCLSGLSIEEVSKSLRFIGLPDDIVSLFVSEKIDGNLLLQLTEEILSEDFKLSKLQVKKLMQFINGWRPKI